CTCTCCTTTGAGGCCCTGGATTTTCGCGAGGTGGCCAGCGAGCAGCACGGGCTCAGGCCTCGTCGCCGTCGAAGAGTTCCAGCTCCACTTGCAGTCCGGCCTTCTCGCCGGCGGTCTTCGCCAGCGTGCGCAGGGCCGAGATCATGCGGCCATGCTTGCCGATGATGCGACCGCGGTCCTGGGGATCGGCGTGCACCAGCACATCGCGCCGCCGCCCCTCGCCGGTGACTTCCACCTTGAAGGCATCGGGGTGGTCCAACAGGGGCGTCAGCACGTCACGCAGAAAGGCTTCGAGGTTCATGGTCGCTCCAGGAAGAACAAAGAAAGCCGGACCTCGGCCCGGCTTTCGTGGATCTGAAACGGGCTTCGCCGCTTTGAACAACCACCATCGTCAATCTATAGCGGCGAGGGCGGCATAAGGAGCCCTAACGAAATAACCAGAACCGCGCTGGTCATTTCCTAAGGTCTCCTAAATGACCTGATTCTTCTTGAACAGGTCGAGCACAGTCTTGGAGGGCTGGGCGCCCTTCTGCAGCCAG
This sequence is a window from Geothrix sp. PMB-07. Protein-coding genes within it:
- a CDS encoding KH domain-containing protein, whose translation is MNLEAFLRDVLTPLLDHPDAFKVEVTGEGRRRDVLVHADPQDRGRIIGKHGRMISALRTLAKTAGEKAGLQVELELFDGDEA